The genomic segment CGAGAAGATGATTAATGCTTATCCCAATAAAATTATTAATATTCATCATTCGTTTCTTCCTGCATTTGTGGGAGCAAAGCCCTATCATGCGGCTTTTGAACGGGGTGTGAAAATTATTGGTGCCACGAGCCATTACGTTACTACAGAATTGGATGCGGGCCCCATTATTGAGCAAGATGTGGTGCGCATTACGCACAAAGATTCTATTGAAGATTTAGTGAACAAAGGTAAGGATTTGGAGAAAATAGTACTTTCGCGCGCCGTGCAAAAGCACATAGAACGCAAGGTGTTGGCTTATAAAAACAAGACGGTGATTTTTAATTAAAAAATTGAAAACTACCAGGGTACGTGGAATGTTATCTCCTTATTATTCAGAGCAATGGCAATAGATGGGTTTTTAAAACGGCTTGATAGAAATAGAGAAATATGAAGGTAGCAATTGTAAAATATAATGCAGGCAATATCCGTTCTGTAGACTATGCCATGAAGCGCTTGGGCGTGGAAGCGGTTATTACGGCCGATAAGGAGAAGCTCCAAGCTGCGGATAAAGTGATTTTTCCAGGAGTGGGAGAGGCCGAAACTACGATGAATTACCTTCGCTCTACGGGGATGGATAAACTGATAAAAGGATTCAAGCAGCCGGTACTGGGCATTTGTTTGGGCATGCAATTGATGTGCCGATACTCTGAAGAAGGGGAAACGGATTGCCTGAACATCTTCGATACGGAGGTGAAACGATTTATTCCGCAGAGGCACGAAGATAAGGTGCCACATATGGGGTGGAATACTATCGGACGTACAAGCAGCAAGCTGTTCGAGGGATTTACTCAGGAAGAGTATGTATATTTTGTACATAGTTTCTATGTACCACTTAATGAATTTACGATAGCCGAAACGAATTATATTCTGCCATTCAGCGCAGCGCTGCACAAAGATAATTTTTATGCTACT from the uncultured Bacteroides sp. genome contains:
- the hisH gene encoding imidazole glycerol phosphate synthase subunit HisH, which produces MKVAIVKYNAGNIRSVDYAMKRLGVEAVITADKEKLQAADKVIFPGVGEAETTMNYLRSTGMDKLIKGFKQPVLGICLGMQLMCRYSEEGETDCLNIFDTEVKRFIPQRHEDKVPHMGWNTIGRTSSKLFEGFTQEEYVYFVHSFYVPLNEFTIAETNYILPFSAALHKDNFYATQFHPEKSGAPGEQILRNFLDL